From a region of the Paenibacillus sp. FSL R10-2734 genome:
- a CDS encoding tubulin-like doman-containing protein produces MKPVVREHIQQLDVSLGGGIVSDKIRVDTIDNPILIIGLGGTGIDALLRLKYQINRRFKLPEDPISKKKRDKPDNVEFLAFETNEQDRGKKYKGIGLDPQNEFVLLANAEIGGLLQNRSILDSYITDWLSPELSITDGMNGAAGVRQAGRLLLFTKINQVVGAIDKKIKTLSVGTNKKLMVFLLTGLSGGTGSGAFLDIAYIVRGIIERDYGSAGIDRVNTLGYLFTPDVNLSNKSLSEHTREYIRKNGYAALKELDYWMNVDSRGERFQQQYGNILTVNSPLAPFNLCHLISATNTEGKLLENAYDYCMNVTAENITNFMASEEKASGEEFAIHDYISNIRTNIAQMNKAYPANYEYNIIGASSAVLPIEEMTTYLAFRLFDKMEKMFQQAPGQEDVEKFARKLGIDLDSMIKTFESRVPEPLPGYQNSERLSHANVVKNQVVSMDTELEQNFLARAREEYIKSKKQLPGEIVGRFSEELDRIFLHPEQGPFYVSRLLYTEKGFCILKLIQSYIEALRESLLRLPRDIETAQDSADEKLSDARSAFVSKEKKKNAYIEAKINEYWLHADVERTEQMIQFYEDLYELLNDENSRIYGVFTEILSALSSIFAKNGDILINGEEQADYKGNKTYYWNIVNVPDISATITKIMDQKDGDDLIRDFTREMLKHSGRWVKEQEIDIVRSISEFLSDKFGDLITRSMEDFLVMKFGHEEPLDKFVERIIAGKLDEEAVPTFHLSNSSGSLHFPSWGFVSVPVKAPGILKGIRNYQNNALGKSQFTIKESQVKNRIFWLNTRNGVPLFVYTPLRVFEENYERTILDKEGIGRHLVMTDKNNWTYLPSPIPEKSWGDTYVNARVREYNARVRADFAKALASGVIIEKGVDENTSNRYSVVFTKPFDMDALLSGFDMQLNSSRPNLGEVKKAADELKSLREKGLEREGIKDIFGSINKEMAQENLIRSPQLISRVRVELAKYAELTAKATELEGLLHQYLDEDKWMDQFIEALYTDSIVKKGALYVYDRDEEEDAWEPFANLMKERSYVEYAVYRHFRELDEKSRSVLLRKAARRASEMTAAEDVTPLLYKLEGLYVSFLEARDSLEYERVEYESGDEMYSFYKSMTSKLGSIRRKLK; encoded by the coding sequence ATGAAACCAGTAGTAAGAGAGCATATACAGCAGTTGGATGTATCACTAGGCGGCGGGATCGTCAGTGATAAGATCAGGGTAGATACGATTGATAATCCAATCCTAATTATTGGACTAGGCGGCACGGGCATTGATGCCCTGCTGCGTCTTAAATATCAGATTAACCGCCGCTTTAAGCTGCCGGAGGATCCGATATCCAAGAAGAAGCGGGACAAGCCGGATAATGTGGAGTTTCTAGCTTTTGAGACGAATGAACAGGATCGCGGTAAAAAATACAAAGGGATCGGGCTCGACCCGCAAAATGAATTTGTATTGCTGGCGAATGCTGAAATCGGCGGATTGCTCCAGAACAGAAGCATTCTTGATTCGTATATTACGGACTGGCTATCTCCGGAGCTGAGTATCACAGATGGTATGAATGGTGCTGCTGGTGTACGCCAAGCTGGACGTCTGTTACTTTTCACTAAGATTAATCAGGTTGTAGGCGCGATTGATAAGAAGATCAAGACATTATCCGTAGGCACGAACAAGAAGCTGATGGTTTTCCTTTTGACAGGTCTGTCGGGCGGTACTGGTAGTGGGGCTTTCCTCGATATTGCTTATATCGTACGCGGTATTATTGAGCGCGACTATGGATCTGCCGGTATTGACCGTGTGAACACACTGGGTTATCTCTTTACACCGGACGTGAACCTGTCTAATAAAAGTTTAAGCGAGCATACGCGTGAATATATTCGCAAGAACGGTTATGCGGCGCTTAAAGAGCTGGATTACTGGATGAATGTGGACAGTCGTGGCGAGCGATTCCAACAGCAATACGGAAATATTTTGACGGTAAATTCACCGTTGGCTCCATTTAATCTATGTCATTTGATCTCTGCAACGAATACCGAAGGTAAGCTGCTAGAGAATGCGTATGATTACTGTATGAACGTAACAGCTGAGAACATCACGAACTTTATGGCGAGTGAAGAAAAAGCGTCTGGCGAAGAATTCGCCATTCATGACTATATCAGTAATATCCGCACCAATATTGCGCAGATGAACAAGGCCTATCCAGCCAACTATGAGTACAACATTATCGGTGCTTCGTCTGCCGTGCTTCCGATTGAGGAAATGACAACTTATCTGGCTTTCCGCTTGTTTGATAAAATGGAAAAAATGTTCCAGCAGGCGCCTGGTCAAGAGGATGTAGAAAAATTCGCACGTAAGCTTGGCATCGATCTCGACAGTATGATTAAAACGTTTGAGTCGCGTGTGCCTGAGCCGCTGCCTGGCTATCAGAATAGCGAACGCCTGAGCCATGCCAATGTAGTTAAGAATCAGGTTGTTAGCATGGATACAGAGCTGGAGCAGAACTTCCTAGCTCGTGCCCGTGAGGAGTATATCAAATCGAAGAAACAGCTTCCTGGCGAAATTGTCGGACGGTTCAGTGAAGAGCTGGATCGCATCTTCCTGCATCCAGAGCAAGGTCCGTTCTATGTTTCTCGCTTGCTGTATACCGAGAAAGGCTTCTGTATTCTGAAGCTGATTCAGTCTTATATTGAGGCTTTACGTGAAAGCTTACTGCGTTTGCCACGCGATATTGAGACAGCACAGGACAGTGCAGATGAGAAGCTGAGCGATGCTCGCAGCGCTTTTGTATCCAAAGAGAAGAAGAAGAATGCCTATATTGAGGCCAAAATCAATGAGTACTGGCTGCATGCTGATGTAGAGCGTACTGAGCAAATGATTCAATTTTACGAGGACTTATATGAGCTCTTAAACGATGAGAACAGCCGGATTTACGGTGTGTTTACAGAGATTCTTAGTGCGCTTAGCTCGATTTTTGCCAAGAATGGGGACATCCTTATCAATGGTGAAGAGCAGGCAGATTATAAAGGCAACAAAACTTATTATTGGAACATCGTTAACGTGCCAGATATTTCGGCGACAATCACCAAAATCATGGATCAGAAGGACGGCGACGACCTGATTCGCGACTTTACCCGTGAAATGCTGAAGCATTCCGGACGCTGGGTCAAAGAGCAGGAGATTGATATCGTTCGTTCGATTTCGGAGTTCCTTAGCGATAAGTTCGGTGATCTGATTACTCGTTCGATGGAAGACTTCCTCGTAATGAAATTCGGACACGAAGAGCCACTGGATAAATTCGTAGAGCGGATTATTGCTGGTAAATTGGATGAAGAGGCCGTACCTACCTTCCACCTCAGCAACAGCTCAGGCAGCTTACATTTCCCATCATGGGGCTTCGTATCAGTACCTGTTAAAGCACCTGGTATCCTGAAAGGGATTCGTAATTATCAGAACAATGCGCTTGGCAAATCGCAATTTACGATCAAGGAAAGCCAAGTGAAGAACCGTATTTTCTGGCTAAATACACGTAATGGTGTGCCACTCTTCGTATACACTCCGCTACGGGTGTTTGAAGAGAACTATGAGCGGACCATTCTTGATAAAGAAGGGATCGGCCGCCATCTGGTGATGACTGATAAGAATAACTGGACGTACCTGCCTTCTCCTATTCCGGAAAAGTCATGGGGTGATACGTACGTCAATGCTCGTGTCCGTGAATATAACGCCCGAGTGCGTGCGGATTTTGCAAAAGCGCTGGCGAGCGGAGTCATCATCGAAAAAGGCGTAGATGAGAACACCAGCAACAGGTATTCTGTTGTCTTCACAAAGCCGTTTGATATGGATGCTCTTTTGAGTGGATTTGATATGCAGTTGAATTCTTCACGTCCGAATCTCGGCGAAGTGAAGAAGGCGGCTGATGAGCTGAAGAGTTTGCGCGAGAAGGGTCTTGAGCGCGAAGGCATTAAAGATATTTTCGGCAGCATTAACAAAGAAATGGCACAGGAAAATCTCATTCGTTCACCGCAGCTGATTTCTCGTGTTCGTGTTGAGCTGGCCAAATATGCTGAACTGACTGCCAAGGCAACGGAGCTTGAAGGTCTGCTCCATCAATATCTGGATGAAGATAAGTGGATGGACCAATTCATCGAGGCTTTGTACACGGACAGCATTGTTAAGAAAGGCGCACTCTACGTTTATGATCGTGATGAAGAAGAGGACGCTTGGGAGCCGTTTGCTAATTTGATGAAAGAACGCAGCTACGTGGAGTACGCCGTGTATCGCCATTTCCGGGAGCTCGATGAGAAGAGCCGCAGTGTTCTACTGCGTAAAGCAGCTCGCCGTGCTAGTGAAATGACTGCCGCAGAAGACGTAACCCCGCTGCTGTATAAGCTGGAAGGGCTGTATGTATCGTTCCTGGAAGCACGCGACAGTTTGGAATACGAACGAGTAGAGTATGAGAGCGGCGATGAAATGTACAGCTTTTATAAGAGCATGACTAGTAAGCTGGGCAGTATCCGCAGAAAGTTGAAATAG
- the wrbA gene encoding NAD(P)H:quinone oxidoreductase type IV produces MPKIKLAVIYYSATGTNYQLAQWAAESAEKAGAEVKLLKVQELVPEDKIAANPAMKALAEKTKDIPVATPDDIVEADAIIFSSPTRYGNIASQMKQFIDTTGGIWGKGLTVNKVVSAMSSAQNPHGGQEATILALYTSMYHWGAIVAAPGYTDPVTFGAGGNPYGTSVSVDGDGKMIEEQDRIRDAVFHQAKRTVEVAGWVQAGKNAQ; encoded by the coding sequence ATGCCAAAAATCAAATTAGCCGTCATCTACTACAGCGCCACTGGGACTAACTACCAGCTCGCACAGTGGGCCGCAGAAAGCGCTGAGAAAGCGGGGGCTGAGGTGAAATTACTGAAGGTACAGGAACTAGTTCCCGAGGACAAAATTGCGGCAAATCCGGCCATGAAGGCCCTAGCTGAAAAAACAAAAGATATCCCAGTAGCAACACCCGATGATATCGTGGAGGCGGATGCGATTATTTTCAGTTCTCCAACCCGTTACGGTAACATTGCTTCTCAGATGAAGCAGTTCATCGATACAACCGGAGGGATTTGGGGCAAGGGACTAACTGTAAACAAAGTCGTCAGCGCCATGAGCTCAGCACAGAATCCACATGGTGGTCAGGAAGCTACGATTTTGGCACTATACACATCGATGTATCACTGGGGAGCGATTGTCGCGGCACCTGGTTATACCGATCCAGTCACTTTTGGCGCAGGAGGCAACCCCTACGGAACAAGCGTCAGTGTGGATGGGGACGGTAAAATGATCGAAGAGCAGGATCGTATCCGTGACGCTGTATTTCACCAAGCGAAACGTACTGTTGAAGTGGCCGGCTGGGTCCAAGCAGGTAAAAACGCGCAATAG
- a CDS encoding VWA domain-containing protein, with product MQRKINLLLLFFSLIGGGVAFLFGEWLLSWYNDLPSILLVGIYFAIVALGIGIGCLIAEMISPRLNGASWKQRYLGLSWKLLPLMIVLALGVGAFTEFVYELNFGGVKPIKNVVMAIDDSGSMAQSDPDNSRYSAAKALITRMDNDNQAAVVTFNQEAAVVQPLTPLSDSQNREKVLTAIDNLKPTEGGTNISGAISEALKEIDSNGTKNQGAMVILLSDGVSDFDTSRELQTYIERGIAVNTIGLGMQDPKGTQLLQDIAKITGGHYYDVTDSALLGDVFQQIYDRLGDRTLLTVRSDATADSPYYAAVRILSLMLIGAALGLGLGIMFDNRHLAKSFGIGGVISGLFAGLILEFGLSGHTFADGLIRLLAVLILAAIISLFTGVIPVGEGRIYRNRRNNTAHTPASESFPDRRRNRNSKGF from the coding sequence ATGCAGAGAAAAATCAATCTGCTCCTGCTCTTCTTCAGTCTGATCGGTGGTGGGGTTGCCTTTCTTTTTGGCGAGTGGCTACTGAGCTGGTATAACGATCTGCCTTCTATTTTGCTCGTAGGCATTTATTTTGCCATAGTAGCGCTCGGTATCGGCATCGGTTGTCTGATTGCGGAGATGATCTCGCCACGTTTAAACGGAGCGTCGTGGAAGCAGCGATACTTGGGTCTATCCTGGAAGCTGCTGCCTTTAATGATTGTACTTGCGCTAGGGGTAGGTGCATTCACGGAGTTTGTTTATGAGCTGAATTTTGGCGGTGTGAAGCCGATTAAGAATGTAGTTATGGCTATCGATGACTCTGGCAGTATGGCGCAGAGTGATCCTGATAACAGCCGTTATTCAGCCGCTAAGGCATTAATTACGAGAATGGACAATGACAATCAGGCAGCGGTGGTCACATTTAACCAGGAAGCTGCAGTTGTCCAACCGTTAACGCCACTCTCAGATTCGCAGAATCGCGAGAAGGTGCTGACCGCAATTGATAATCTGAAGCCAACTGAGGGCGGCACGAACATTAGCGGTGCGATCTCAGAGGCACTCAAAGAGATTGATAGTAACGGCACGAAAAACCAGGGCGCTATGGTTATTTTGCTGTCCGATGGAGTGAGTGATTTCGATACCTCACGAGAATTGCAGACTTATATAGAACGCGGCATTGCTGTAAATACCATTGGTCTAGGTATGCAGGATCCAAAGGGTACGCAGCTGCTGCAGGATATTGCGAAAATAACGGGCGGTCACTATTATGATGTGACAGACTCGGCCCTTCTAGGCGATGTATTCCAGCAAATCTATGATCGTTTGGGAGATCGAACATTGCTTACGGTGCGCAGTGATGCTACGGCAGATAGTCCATACTATGCTGCGGTTCGTATTTTGTCGCTGATGCTAATCGGTGCTGCACTTGGACTCGGTCTTGGTATTATGTTTGACAATCGTCATTTGGCAAAGAGCTTTGGGATTGGCGGCGTAATCTCAGGTTTGTTCGCAGGGCTTATTCTGGAATTCGGACTCAGCGGACACACTTTCGCTGACGGGCTTATTCGTCTCCTAGCTGTTCTTATACTGGCTGCTATCATCTCATTATTTACAGGCGTTATTCCGGTAGGAGAAGGACGTATTTACCGTAATAGAAGGAATAATACAGCTCATACTCCAGCGTCAGAGAGCTTTCCAGACCGCCGGAGAAATCGGAATAGCAAAGGATTCTAG
- a CDS encoding GyrI-like domain-containing protein yields the protein MMSTYFVQKPKMTLAGVSIRTTNEVEMGPDGGLSQLWETYFQSNIAGQMDTVQPEYIYALYTDYESDASGAYTVVIGHEVAGGRHLEENGLVCAAVPESKYMVFTTKKGPVFEVVAQAWVEIWTYFKASTEVRTYTGDFELYDSRGFDPANTQVEIYIAIE from the coding sequence ATGATGAGTACTTATTTTGTACAAAAACCAAAAATGACCTTGGCAGGTGTTAGCATACGCACGACTAATGAAGTGGAAATGGGTCCTGATGGGGGCTTGTCGCAGCTGTGGGAAACTTATTTTCAGAGTAATATTGCGGGGCAGATGGATACAGTTCAGCCTGAGTATATCTATGCTTTGTATACAGATTATGAGAGTGATGCGTCAGGAGCGTATACCGTTGTGATTGGTCATGAAGTTGCTGGGGGGAGACATTTAGAGGAAAACGGCCTCGTGTGTGCAGCTGTTCCGGAGAGCAAATACATGGTTTTTACAACGAAAAAAGGTCCGGTATTCGAAGTAGTCGCGCAAGCGTGGGTGGAAATTTGGACGTATTTTAAGGCATCTACCGAGGTAAGAACTTATACAGGTGATTTTGAGCTTTACGATTCGCGGGGCTTTGATCCTGCTAACACGCAGGTTGAAATTTATATTGCGATTGAATAG
- a CDS encoding vWA domain-containing protein: MLRKYQSNRTTKTLFQRIFPALLLALCLAASPFAAVQAYAATSAQSHIDAVLLIDVSNSMKTSDKNKVANEAMKMFIDMLSTQGDKVGIVAYTDKVQREKALLEINSETDKQDLKDFIDGLDRGAYTDIAVGVEEAVKVLQNGSDPNHEPIIVMLADGNNDFNKSTGRTQTESDKELNTAVEVAKKNGYPIYTIGLNADGKLNKQKLADLSNETGGKAFSTDSADDLPQILSEIFASHLKLKVVPVQSITANGNYQDVTINVPNGSVLEANISIMSAQPVTAKLTDPSGNAVAIPSKGALLSKSSTYSLIKLLSPQEGDWKLQVKGVPKDKIDINLVFNYDLELKIDALPSATYKKGDKIDITSHLFSNGTQVTLSNLYQDMKAVLLATDIDTGDVQEIELDNSGDVFKGTFEVKESHDYELKVRAEESSFYRESAPVKISAKTGGAATTSPSTGADKEEPLKEAPSKTMYYIIGGILLVLIAAAVWYLLNKKSARGFVGQLVVEVKDGNTGEKTYPQYKKLAGFRGKFTLHQLLQLAPELKESESIIFTQAKNDRLLLRSGEGVTVERSGRAADASRGLELKSGDRISVSLNTVDKTIYLEYLV; this comes from the coding sequence ATGCTTCGTAAATATCAAAGTAACAGAACAACTAAGACTCTATTTCAACGGATCTTCCCAGCACTACTGCTGGCTCTATGTCTTGCTGCCTCACCTTTTGCAGCTGTTCAGGCCTATGCGGCAACGTCGGCGCAATCTCATATTGATGCTGTGCTTCTTATCGATGTCAGCAACTCCATGAAGACTAGTGACAAGAACAAAGTCGCGAATGAAGCGATGAAAATGTTCATAGATATGCTATCTACCCAAGGTGATAAAGTAGGTATTGTTGCCTATACCGACAAGGTGCAGCGGGAGAAAGCCCTGCTGGAAATAAACTCAGAGACAGATAAACAGGATTTGAAGGATTTTATTGATGGACTGGACCGTGGAGCTTATACCGACATTGCTGTCGGTGTAGAAGAGGCTGTGAAGGTGCTCCAGAATGGAAGCGATCCGAATCATGAGCCAATCATTGTAATGCTAGCTGATGGCAATAACGATTTCAACAAATCAACAGGCCGGACGCAAACCGAGTCGGATAAAGAACTGAATACCGCCGTAGAGGTCGCCAAGAAGAATGGCTATCCCATTTATACGATTGGGCTTAACGCAGACGGCAAGCTGAACAAACAAAAACTCGCTGATCTGTCTAATGAAACGGGCGGTAAAGCATTCTCAACAGACTCCGCAGATGATCTTCCGCAAATACTCAGTGAGATTTTTGCTAGTCATCTGAAGCTGAAGGTAGTACCGGTGCAGTCGATTACTGCAAACGGCAATTATCAGGACGTAACCATTAACGTGCCTAACGGCAGTGTTTTGGAAGCTAATATCTCGATCATGTCTGCACAGCCTGTGACAGCGAAGCTAACGGACCCGTCAGGAAATGCTGTCGCGATCCCTTCAAAGGGTGCTCTGCTGTCGAAGTCTTCCACTTATAGCTTGATCAAGCTGTTGTCACCTCAGGAAGGAGATTGGAAGCTTCAGGTCAAAGGTGTGCCAAAGGATAAAATTGATATTAATCTAGTTTTTAACTATGATTTGGAGCTTAAGATCGATGCTCTGCCATCAGCAACTTATAAAAAAGGTGATAAAATTGATATTACTTCCCACCTGTTTAGTAATGGTACTCAGGTAACGCTCAGTAATTTGTATCAAGATATGAAGGCGGTATTGCTGGCTACAGATATTGATACAGGTGATGTACAGGAAATCGAACTTGATAACTCTGGGGATGTCTTTAAGGGCACTTTCGAGGTAAAAGAAAGCCATGACTATGAGCTGAAGGTTCGTGCAGAGGAAAGTAGTTTCTATCGTGAAAGTGCTCCTGTAAAGATCAGCGCGAAGACAGGCGGCGCCGCAACTACTAGTCCTTCGACAGGGGCTGATAAAGAAGAACCGCTGAAAGAAGCTCCGTCCAAAACCATGTATTACATCATAGGCGGAATTCTTCTAGTATTGATAGCCGCTGCAGTGTGGTATTTGCTGAATAAGAAATCAGCACGTGGCTTTGTTGGGCAGCTGGTAGTTGAGGTTAAAGACGGTAATACGGGTGAGAAGACCTACCCACAATATAAAAAACTTGCTGGATTTAGAGGCAAGTTCACCCTTCATCAGCTGCTGCAATTAGCGCCTGAGCTGAAGGAAAGCGAGAGCATTATTTTCACACAAGCTAAGAATGACCGATTGCTGCTACGCAGTGGAGAAGGTGTTACCGTGGAGAGATCCGGACGTGCTGCGGATGCCTCACGTGGTTTGGAGCTGAAGAGTGGTGACCGCATTTCAGTATCCCTAAACACGGTAGATAAGACGATTTATCTCGAGTATTTAGTATAG
- a CDS encoding pyridoxamine 5'-phosphate oxidase family protein, with protein sequence MGKQFTAILPAHEEFILRQHLFFVGSAPLSEEGHVNLSPKGHDCFRILSPNQVAYLDMTGSGNETSAHLLENGRVTVMFCAFEGPPNILRLYGTGTVILPGSLEWEALYPMFTPLPGARQIILIDVHKVQTSCGFSVPFMSYESERDTLQRWSIQKGEEGLKAYRQEKNSTSIDGLKTPLGQKN encoded by the coding sequence ATGGGAAAACAATTCACCGCTATACTACCTGCACATGAGGAGTTTATTCTTCGGCAGCACCTTTTTTTCGTAGGGTCGGCGCCGCTTTCTGAAGAAGGGCATGTTAATCTTTCGCCTAAGGGGCATGATTGCTTTCGGATTTTGTCACCTAATCAGGTGGCTTATCTAGACATGACTGGCAGCGGTAATGAGACGAGTGCACATCTGTTGGAAAATGGAAGAGTGACGGTTATGTTTTGTGCGTTTGAAGGACCGCCGAACATTCTGAGACTGTATGGAACGGGGACGGTAATCTTGCCTGGATCATTAGAATGGGAAGCACTGTACCCCATGTTTACACCTCTGCCTGGAGCTAGACAGATCATTTTGATTGATGTTCATAAAGTACAGACATCTTGCGGATTTTCGGTCCCATTCATGAGTTATGAGAGTGAGCGAGATACGTTGCAACGTTGGTCTATCCAAAAGGGTGAAGAAGGCCTGAAAGCATATAGACAAGAAAAGAACAGCACTAGTATAGACGGGCTAAAGACACCTCTTGGGCAAAAAAACTAA
- a CDS encoding transcription initiation factor TFIID → MITTQALSYGEQYAAQEEARRSKGDGRSSIHYPALFLFVGDKVAPAIGPVLDSCERKWDNAGGVMALHAASGAKSEGTEKSKSGSDAGGRDRVMAMALPDMAGSDPRTVRHDIYRKFHEDTKYLAEMNKVIRRLSNSIADYGRLYSSFDVIHLSIITRVDDPLNVLLPEITLLARAILSQSFKSVQTDLYALINEREQGDNFGYSSSVGLAFLRELDRMQATDYTFNAPLLVTEDSLSIPVGHGPSALFDLVYLLSDKNERGMMSAHGMDDNYEIISHISLLKNRVRPTSDQATGHGGYNNMTFKSGIRGSTGRQGYASAGFSGVRRPNVQIALAVLYHAFRRLAADMREGSPWTMRERQSLLGLDPDSLREHAAKLVPEKDGLSEMSGLMSHGRPSYNELKQLSLREAEQQLFGDGGEAYFRNNFVAESNRRVEGFSPLRGWRTTLAAQETATPAVTFYQLAEWTADRDEGGSVLHGLRQHMTGLRAAIHSAQEELQDLYAESVERQPFQRVPLFDKRTVRNFIHYLFSAVYGKRYELLCMESELALCSALESALEQLHVESIARVKAMETLEEELRITVMDSIGRTNETTGQNVMEYYRVVTEEVMKDIETRRGHGIFFSEKYMGSISKLLEQGKDAVAERLIGICQREILTAEPFALSFEEELLRRANVAAAYENRQVLSKEELFKRLYHSLEDGATINVRLFEYTQEHRHEEKYFFGDSGSEFLRYAFGVDETTRIYRLGFVHEQRRSGVEKLNLMGGFHLEDLLYYRNGKVYYETYAQNGYQLHGLSEEQLPEMR, encoded by the coding sequence ATGATCACAACTCAGGCATTATCTTATGGTGAACAATATGCGGCACAGGAAGAAGCAAGGCGCAGTAAGGGGGATGGACGCAGCAGCATCCATTACCCTGCCCTGTTTCTGTTCGTAGGCGACAAGGTTGCTCCGGCCATCGGTCCGGTGCTGGATAGCTGCGAACGGAAATGGGATAACGCCGGCGGTGTTATGGCATTACATGCTGCGTCAGGTGCGAAGAGCGAGGGAACAGAAAAAAGCAAAAGCGGATCTGATGCGGGAGGAAGAGACCGGGTGATGGCTATGGCCTTGCCGGATATGGCTGGGTCTGATCCACGCACTGTACGTCATGATATTTACCGCAAGTTTCATGAGGATACAAAATATCTTGCTGAAATGAATAAAGTTATCCGGCGGCTGAGCAACAGTATAGCGGATTATGGACGTCTGTACTCGTCTTTCGACGTGATCCACCTTTCTATCATTACGCGGGTCGATGACCCGCTTAATGTGTTGTTGCCGGAAATTACACTGCTGGCACGTGCAATACTCAGCCAGTCCTTTAAGTCTGTACAGACAGATCTCTACGCTCTAATCAATGAGCGGGAGCAAGGGGATAATTTTGGATATTCCAGCTCGGTAGGGCTGGCTTTTCTGCGTGAATTGGACAGAATGCAAGCTACGGACTATACGTTTAATGCGCCGCTGCTTGTAACCGAAGATAGTCTGTCGATTCCAGTCGGCCATGGTCCATCCGCATTATTTGATCTTGTGTATCTGCTCTCCGATAAGAATGAGCGCGGCATGATGTCGGCGCACGGTATGGATGACAACTATGAGATCATCTCCCATATCAGTCTGCTCAAGAATCGGGTCCGCCCGACTTCTGATCAGGCAACCGGACATGGCGGCTATAACAATATGACCTTCAAAAGCGGCATCAGAGGCAGCACAGGAAGACAAGGCTATGCCTCCGCAGGCTTTTCTGGCGTAAGAAGACCCAATGTTCAAATTGCATTGGCCGTGCTGTATCACGCCTTTCGGCGCCTTGCAGCGGATATGCGTGAAGGCAGTCCTTGGACTATGCGTGAGCGTCAGTCCCTATTAGGGCTGGATCCTGACAGTCTGCGGGAGCATGCGGCGAAGCTGGTCCCGGAGAAAGACGGTCTTAGTGAGATGTCGGGGTTAATGAGCCACGGACGTCCGTCCTATAATGAGCTGAAGCAGCTGTCACTACGTGAAGCTGAACAACAGTTGTTCGGTGACGGGGGCGAAGCTTATTTCCGCAACAATTTTGTAGCCGAATCTAATCGAAGAGTAGAAGGTTTCAGTCCTCTTCGTGGATGGCGTACCACGCTGGCGGCACAGGAAACGGCCACACCCGCAGTGACATTCTATCAGTTAGCGGAATGGACGGCTGATCGTGATGAGGGTGGCAGTGTGCTGCATGGCTTGCGTCAGCATATGACTGGACTACGAGCAGCGATTCACTCCGCGCAGGAGGAACTTCAGGATCTTTACGCAGAAAGTGTGGAACGTCAGCCTTTCCAGCGTGTGCCGCTTTTTGACAAACGCACGGTACGTAACTTCATTCATTACTTATTCTCGGCGGTATATGGCAAAAGATATGAGCTATTGTGTATGGAAAGTGAGCTCGCGCTGTGTAGCGCTCTGGAATCAGCGTTAGAGCAGCTTCATGTGGAGAGTATAGCTCGTGTGAAAGCTATGGAGACCTTGGAGGAAGAACTACGTATTACCGTGATGGACAGCATTGGACGAACCAACGAAACAACCGGCCAAAACGTGATGGAATACTACCGAGTGGTCACAGAAGAAGTGATGAAGGATATTGAGACCCGTCGTGGGCATGGAATTTTCTTCAGTGAAAAATACATGGGAAGTATCTCTAAGCTGTTAGAGCAAGGTAAAGATGCGGTAGCAGAACGCTTGATCGGTATTTGTCAGCGGGAAATTTTAACGGCGGAGCCGTTTGCACTATCTTTCGAGGAAGAGCTTCTGCGACGTGCGAATGTTGCGGCTGCATATGAGAACCGCCAGGTTTTATCCAAGGAAGAGCTGTTCAAGCGCCTGTACCATAGTCTGGAGGACGGTGCGACGATCAATGTTCGTCTGTTCGAATACACACAAGAGCATCGTCATGAGGAAAAATATTTCTTTGGAGACAGCGGATCTGAATTCCTGCGCTACGCATTTGGTGTGGATGAGACGACTCGCATTTACCGTTTGGGCTTCGTGCATGAACAGCGTAGAAGTGGAGTGGAGAAGCTGAATCTGATGGGTGGTTTCCATTTAGAGGATCTGCTCTATTACCGTAATGGTAAGGTTTATTATGAGACCTATGCTCAAAATGGCTATCAGCTTCATGGACTAAGTGAAGAGCAGCTTCCTGAGATGCGCTGA